One window of Phycisphaeraceae bacterium genomic DNA carries:
- a CDS encoding flagellar hook-basal body complex protein has protein sequence MATTTAFYTGLSGLAANSRTIEVVGNNIANANTTAFKSSRVSFSNMFGRTLSIGTPPGDTTGGTNPSQVGFGVRVAGTQRQMGGGAISPTGDGRDLAIDGNGFFMVERGGQVGYTRAGGFRQNSEGDLTTVTGERLLGYSVDSEYNIQRGTLGGISIPIGELTIAEATTLTRFSGNLNAGGSASTRGSEVTLGSSEMAGFSLVAGATVPASGSNLLETTSLVVEIEDPLAPGSGTPLFIAGQSLEVRGAQRGGTTLPPNSLRIESTTTVQDIMDFLTRAMGLHSTGGTNPDGETPGVTLDPATGVMTIVGNTGSANAIQIDASDLRVLSAEGGLVSTPFVPSVVHEADGESVRTAFIVYDSLGAPVQVEVMFALESKGDLGTRWRYYVDSRDGGGGDVRVATGTVDFDTNGRLLTTAPIGVTVDRSGTGANPALSFEIDLQDDAGEVTALSGSGSAVAAVYRDGSPIGTLADFGIGADGVVTGVFTNGLTRPLAQVALATFRNSEGLVDLGNNIYVVGSNSGPAVEALPGELGAGVIVSGALELSNVDLGQEFITMITASTGYSASSRVVRTADDLIQQLLLIGR, from the coding sequence ATGGCGACAACAACCGCTTTCTACACAGGGCTCTCGGGGCTCGCGGCGAACTCGCGGACGATCGAGGTCGTCGGCAATAACATCGCGAACGCGAACACGACGGCATTCAAATCCAGCCGCGTGAGTTTCTCCAACATGTTCGGCAGGACGCTGAGCATCGGTACGCCTCCCGGCGACACGACTGGCGGCACGAATCCCTCGCAGGTGGGCTTCGGCGTGAGGGTTGCGGGAACGCAGCGTCAGATGGGTGGCGGTGCGATAAGCCCAACCGGTGATGGTCGCGACTTGGCGATCGACGGCAACGGGTTTTTCATGGTGGAGCGAGGCGGCCAAGTGGGGTATACGCGGGCCGGCGGCTTTCGTCAGAACAGTGAGGGCGACCTCACGACCGTGACCGGTGAGCGTCTGCTCGGGTACTCCGTTGATTCAGAGTACAACATCCAGCGTGGCACGCTGGGCGGCATTTCGATACCGATCGGTGAGCTGACGATCGCAGAGGCCACAACGCTCACGCGATTCAGCGGCAATCTGAATGCGGGCGGCAGCGCGTCAACGAGGGGCTCTGAGGTGACACTCGGTTCGTCGGAGATGGCAGGGTTCTCGCTTGTTGCAGGCGCGACAGTGCCGGCCAGCGGATCGAATCTGCTCGAAACGACGAGTCTCGTGGTTGAGATCGAGGATCCTCTGGCTCCCGGCAGCGGTACGCCGTTGTTCATTGCCGGACAGTCTCTTGAGGTCCGCGGGGCGCAACGCGGCGGTACGACATTGCCGCCCAACTCGCTTCGCATCGAATCGACGACGACGGTTCAGGACATCATGGACTTTCTGACGCGAGCGATGGGCTTGCACAGCACGGGCGGGACCAATCCCGATGGCGAGACGCCTGGGGTGACGCTCGATCCCGCGACTGGCGTCATGACCATCGTTGGGAACACGGGCTCGGCGAACGCGATTCAGATTGATGCATCGGACCTTCGCGTGCTGAGCGCGGAGGGCGGGCTCGTATCGACACCGTTTGTGCCGTCGGTGGTGCATGAGGCGGATGGAGAGTCCGTGAGAACGGCGTTCATCGTCTACGACTCACTGGGTGCGCCTGTGCAGGTCGAGGTGATGTTTGCGCTTGAGTCCAAGGGCGATCTCGGGACAAGGTGGCGGTACTACGTTGATTCCCGCGATGGCGGCGGGGGCGATGTTCGTGTTGCGACCGGCACGGTTGACTTTGATACGAACGGGCGGCTTCTGACGACGGCACCCATCGGAGTGACCGTTGACAGGTCTGGCACCGGTGCGAACCCCGCCTTGTCGTTTGAGATCGACCTGCAGGACGATGCGGGGGAAGTGACAGCACTCTCGGGCAGCGGCTCGGCTGTGGCGGCTGTCTACCGGGACGGTTCCCCGATCGGGACGCTTGCCGACTTCGGCATCGGGGCTGATGGGGTTGTCACGGGTGTGTTCACGAACGGGCTGACTCGACCCTTAGCCCAGGTCGCGCTCGCGACGTTCAGGAACTCCGAGGGGCTTGTAGATCTTGGGAACAACATCTATGTGGTGGGCTCGAACAGCGGCCCTGCGGTCGAGGCGCTGCCGGGTGAACTGGGCGCGGGCGTGATCGTGAGTGGCGCGCTCGAGCTCTCGAACGTTGATCTGGGACAGGAGTTCATCACGATGATCACTGCCTCGACGGGCTACTCCGCCAGCTCGCGTGTCGTGCGGACTGCGGACGACCTGATCCAGCAGCTGCTCCTGATCGGACGTTGA
- a CDS encoding flagellar hook-length control protein FliK: protein MESVRPAGTETGGGAAESRKRGADSGDTPSFDDAMSRAEGIYVTLDGRLDVAALMALDRPIDQQQAAIDHKRATIEGSRREEPSEQLTVVNDGGRRTSGRVVTASHQKPAEIPVPPPADRSGQNGFGIEIPAGEPREDPRAMPVSSERLGTTQPAKHDQLASPLHAQVPIGGEVIRSGAALGASRGEVAVGGVGSVQPVSSTGGQMGAGTNGESALSDHGGRAALARLVGIGARHEQAAQTDRPASALRFEQETQVSAQFKRGLAQVLKAGGGEITMRLNPEQLGALRIQVRVGSGVIGVRVQAETEQARELLIRDSATLRAALESRGLDVEYLTIDKPARSAGQIDGQTSETPPHEDRGAGDMREDRSHGGDRQSQDAGAQGRARWSWRGAPESLPDGAAGAIDPRLAYGGRWLEPHAALAEVAGVIRLDATG, encoded by the coding sequence TTGGAGAGCGTCCGACCAGCAGGGACCGAGACCGGCGGCGGAGCCGCAGAGAGCAGGAAACGCGGTGCGGACAGCGGTGATACGCCGTCGTTCGACGACGCGATGTCGCGCGCCGAGGGTATCTATGTCACGCTCGACGGTCGGCTTGATGTCGCTGCGTTGATGGCGCTTGATCGGCCGATCGACCAGCAGCAGGCGGCGATCGATCACAAGCGAGCGACCATCGAGGGGAGTCGGCGCGAGGAGCCCTCGGAACAGCTTACTGTTGTAAATGATGGCGGGCGTCGGACTTCGGGCCGCGTTGTGACCGCAAGCCATCAGAAGCCCGCTGAGATTCCTGTGCCGCCGCCTGCTGATAGGAGTGGACAGAACGGGTTCGGCATCGAGATTCCGGCGGGTGAGCCACGGGAGGACCCGCGCGCGATGCCGGTGAGCTCTGAGCGTCTGGGCACGACGCAGCCAGCGAAGCACGATCAGTTGGCTTCTCCATTGCACGCACAGGTCCCAATCGGTGGCGAGGTGATTCGCAGCGGCGCGGCGTTGGGTGCGTCTCGTGGTGAGGTGGCTGTCGGGGGTGTTGGGTCTGTCCAGCCGGTGTCGAGCACGGGTGGCCAGATGGGTGCGGGTACGAATGGAGAGTCGGCACTCTCGGATCATGGCGGTCGCGCGGCACTCGCACGACTGGTCGGTATCGGCGCGAGGCACGAACAAGCAGCGCAGACGGATCGGCCAGCTTCAGCGCTCAGATTCGAGCAGGAAACGCAGGTATCAGCGCAGTTCAAGCGCGGTCTCGCGCAGGTGCTGAAGGCCGGGGGGGGTGAGATCACGATGCGGCTCAATCCCGAGCAGCTTGGCGCCCTGCGTATACAGGTGCGTGTCGGATCGGGGGTCATAGGTGTACGCGTGCAGGCGGAGACTGAACAGGCACGGGAATTGCTGATTCGGGACTCAGCGACATTGAGAGCCGCGCTGGAATCGCGTGGCCTTGATGTGGAGTACCTGACGATCGACAAGCCGGCGCGGAGCGCGGGGCAGATCGATGGCCAGACTTCGGAGACGCCGCCCCACGAGGATCGCGGGGCTGGGGATATGCGCGAGGATCGCTCGCACGGCGGAGACCGTCAATCCCAGGACGCGGGGGCGCAGGGACGCGCTCGCTGGTCGTGGCGCGGAGCGCCTGAGTCACTTCCTGATGGAGCGGCAGGTGCGATCGATCCGCGCCTGGCGTATGGCGGTCGCTGGCTGGAGCCGCATGCAGCGCTCGCCGAGGTTGCGGGTGTGATTCGTCTCGACGCGACGGGCTGA